The DNA region ACATTACGCGTTAAAGACTTACTTTGTATATTTGCTTTAAAATATCAACCGGATAGGATTGCAAAAGTTCCGGGAAATAATCTTTAAACCGTGCACCAAGCGATGATAAATCTTTTTCACCTTGAGTTGTCAAATACTTGGATCGGTGTTTTTTAAGATTTGGATCTAACTTCCACGTTTTTAGTTTCTCTAAGTCCTTCTGGCATAAACTACCATCTACAAATACATCGTGTTATACGAAAATGGAAAGTTATTATGAACAGACAAAAAGATCTTTCGAGGATCTTACGTACTTCCATATTTTTCATGATTCTCGATGATGCTACTTTGAAGTTTTGGCAAATTATGTTTCATGCTTTTGATCTGATCCTTTCCAGGATTGCGAGTTCCATGCCTAATTAACATCCAAATTTGGACTGGCTTGCAATCTAGGGAAAAAAGcagtaaaaaatatgtaatgtataaataaaaaacagaAGTAAAAAGTATCAGTGCAAGAGTTGTTAcgttattcaaaatatttcagaTGATAACAGTCTGTAATCACACAACTTTCTTATTCTTTTGCCTCATTAATAATCGTGCGACCGCTTAGTACAGTTATAAATAATCAAAGAAGaacaaaatatattagaaattacgATACTATTTATTCTATTCGACATGTTATAATACATTATGTATTCTAAAGTGACAGTCTGCAATTACTTACTTGGAAGAgtagtatttttaattaagcCATGTTCGACTTCATAAGCCGTCTTCGTACCAGCGTATAGATAGGGATGTTCATCGTCGGAATAACAATAATTACTATCACTTAAAACTAACTCGTTTGTCAAACAAAAAAGTGCAATTAATATCGCAAAAATTTTTACTCTCGACATACTTCCTTTGCGAAAGAACTGCATGCTGTGTCTGTAATCTAAAATGGGATAAGTACACAGTGAATAATTTAAAACGTATGTTACATAAGTTACGACACATTTTAGGAAGAACGTATACATCTAAAAACGTTATGTAAAGCATATGTACATTATTTCACAAAAAATGGAACCGTattgtatttgaaataaaaagtaaaattatcaTGCGAAGGCAACTGTGgaatgtaaattttgtatagTAGGTACGTACGTTCAAACAAACTCACGTTTAAACTCTGCTATTCACTTGCTCCAGCTGTGCGATACAAATGTTACTAACTATACGTTCCTCTGTTTTATAAGAAGGAACTGCCTCGACTATGCCTTATCAGTAGCCTCAGGTTATAATACTTTACGAGGCTTAGTATCTCCGAATATATATTCAAATTGCTAATAGATCGCATATAGAAAAGGTCTAACGTAATTCGTATATATGTGTCGATTAGAAAGTCGATCGTACAGAAAATTCGACGGGTAAAATATTTTGATGGTCGATAACCGGTTTGGCAACTAGTTTTATAAAACTACcttaaataaaacaattcaGTCTGCGTATGTCATGGAAAATCATCCGTATAaactttgtattttgtattaacaatttatgatagtacatacgtatattgaTAGCATTTCTTTTATATCAATTATCGACGGTTATaattatgttttaataatttacttgttGAATATActtattgaaaaagaaactgCAATCGTTAAATTTGTTGTATACTAATTCATATCAAGCTAAAACATCTTATTTTACTCAAACTAGATTAGATTACCTTGGATAAGCAACGCACGAGATAAACGTAACAGTAAAAAAGACCTGGttattgatatacatatatcaataaaCCATAGAATCATAAAAACCATAACAGCAACAAGGTAAATGAAAATCTTTGATTTTATTGATCGTAGTGTTGCGATAAATACTTGTATTATTTGAACTTGGCAATTGcgaaataattagaaaagatATCGTGTCTagctttaaataaattatgacAATAATTTTCTTGAGTACGCAATCGGTAGAGATAAACAAAGGTGTGTTTAAATCAGTGTATGCATACACGAATTGATTCTTATTATTACTACATGTTTTTGCTATTTCCACCAATTATCGGTAAAAACTTATCACTCATTGACGTCGATACCATATGGAAAACGTATGATCTGATGAAAATCAACAGAACATTGTTCAAATTTTAACTTCGTCGtgaataaatattaacataCAATCAGTCTCAAAAATATTCGGACACTTTATAACTCACCCTTTTGttcaataacatattttaagCAGTTTAGTAtgttgattattttttattagtaaCCGACgctgtattttattattctattaactgaatttatcatttttcctTAGTGTTTATTGTTgtctttttattaattctacggttcaattaatttttgttttaagtcaAAAGTTTTTTTCATTCTGACATATATATACCATACTTCAATAcattgtaaaacatttttgttgTTTTATCTTCATCTGTTTCAAATATAGAACATAGAAGTCAAAGTTATAGTAGTGTCCGAATATTTTCGAGACCGACTGTACGTAGTTTGGTAGGTAATAAGAGCGAAAAATTACTAAGAAGGTGATAGTTCAACTTATTCACAATAAAGACCAAATACACAACAGTAGGCATGAAAAGTTCGAGCTCCGTATGTAACTGTAGAGTAATTGTCTTTTCTAGCGTCCCAAAGAAAGCCTATAGATGATTGTATAGATTGATTTGCTTTCTCTATGATGGTCACATTGACTACGATTTTATATCTGAATAGAAATGTAactcattaaaatatataataattcctgaatttattaagataaagTGTATtaacaataagaaaataattaccTATCGAAGTTCAAGgttttaattttttctctaatttcagTGGCTACTAACTCACAAAGCTTCAGACACTCCACAgcattataagaaatattttctaatttagtTATCATTATTGTCTTTACAATCTTATCCACTGGATCTATTTTAAAAGGATTGTAAGCATTCAGACGATAAGTGTTCTGATATTTTGGCGCCTACAAACATGTAACAAATCAAAGCAAATAGAAATCCATATTCATCAGATTTACCAAAAATTAGGTATCACCAAAGACACTGGTACTACttgaagtaataaaattataatgatcCTCACCTCTCGTTCGTTATCGTGGTTCGTTAAATGGTTATCCATATCTAATTgagaaagtatataaaatataataaatagagtATATGATTAAAGATATGGCTACACCTGGCAAGTTGCATCTGATAACTAGCGCCTATcttaataattgaataatttttcctCGAAATACTTGTCACTCATATCTATACAGTAGAATCACGAATGGTTACTTAGAAACCAAGCTAAACATGTTGATTGATCAATTTTGTGCTAAAATAGATCAATAAAAATAGTCCATCGATACtgaatatttggaaatataaacgaaatatttcCCTCTTGTATTGAACACGACgttagtattattatttttttgaatataaaaatatatttcaaatttatttaaatatttatttatttaaaaatatgtttgttAGATGTTAGAGTTATTtgagtatttaaatatatttttaattaacttttaaaatCGTCTCCATCATACAGAATAGAGTAAGCATAGATAGCATTCAACTAGTATCGATCTATGCAATATATCGAACTGATTTGAATTATCGAAATATTGCGCGCTTCCGTGGAGTTAAGAACCTGGGTCTTTTGACATCATTTCAATCGGTGTCATTCAGTTAATTGAAATTGTAttgtaaattgtattatttagtGCAAAATATTgttcctttttataaatatttcttgtagTGTGTGTgatatgaattaaataaaatgattcAACCAATCTCTTCGGAGCAGAGTACAATCTCAACCGTGACGAAACTGAAGCCAACAGCCTACCAAAGTTAGTCGAATATATTCAAATAAACATTATATCttaaatcttttataaaattaaataaagttacGCAAGTATAGTTAAACAATCGATgtacaatttcaaaaatttatttattgtgaCATAAGTAACTTTGCCAATATTGCCTATTTGGCCCCCCAGCATGGTCATGGAGTAATACTTAATTGAACCAAAGACAAAAGGGTAAAGTATACTTTCAAATGATACTGTCCTTATCAATAATGAATTGTGTAGGTATTCTGTCAACAATcgaatttcattttgatattacggaataacatacaagatattaaataatacataaatattcatatattttttataataacatatttaaagttttacatcaatttaatcagttaaataaaataaactgtaTTATACGACAGATTGACGGTTCTTTGGCTTCGTTTTACATTATGTTACTTTTACAACTGTAAGtttaatttatatgtaattcaatataacaatatttaaaatttgctcATTAGTTGAATACATACAAATTTCATATCActtacaaatattatacatgttatacattatataatttaattagaagcAATCACCAAGACacaaacatatattttaatatttaaaaatttatttatgtattgttAGTATAAAAAGCATTGGTAAATAAATTTTAGCATTTTATTGTTGAAACAAATATGTGTTAGAAATGAAAgcataaaaaaaataaacataggaacatttaaacaaaattagaatataattttaacacAGAAAGATATACATTCATGCCTAAGATTTAGCATTGGAAATGAGagctttataaataatttgttttattatgagaattatttttatttaatgaaacaGACTCTATCATATAATTTTGATACTAAATGCGGGACATGAATGTACttcttatttaataatatattacactTCTGTATGATGTCTGTGGACATCCATCACTTTAAATACTAATACACAAAATATAGGCTTGTGCTACTTTACTCTACTTGGAGATCAAAGTCTACTGACACATTAAAAGAATTATGTGTCAATTGGAACcttacttctttctttttaattaattaagtaataAACATATTTGGTAACAAAGACTTCATAAAGATACATCTTCCCATGcataaaattcattaattatCCTAAGACAACAATTCAACTTCAGCTTGAATATTTTGTCGTGCTTGCTCTTCATATTTTTCTCGAAATTCCTTTGTGGCAAAAATATTTGGGATCTGCACAAAGTTCTGCAGTACCTAATTTTTTTAACATGAAAAAAGAGTAATCAGAAAATAATGTGTACATATGCGAAGGAATAGATATATTTAAGCATAATACATTCAATAGTATTATTACCTttaaacgtaatgcaatatacatTGGCTCACTAAGAAAAGAATATTCTCCACGTACTTTTTCTCTATATTCTGCATAACTTTCTGGACAAGATCCTAACACAGCCATGTCCAAATCTAAAAAGTAATGAGCATCTTCACTACCAAAGGCACCACCAATTTTATGTGCATCAGTACTATGTGTTGCAGCTACTTTCAGAAGTTCACAAGCTTCTTCTCTTAATTGTGCATCCTACGTGCATAAAAAAacaatgtaaaaaatgtatattcttCTATCTAATGATGAGAGTAACAATCTTATATCATAAACTGATAATTACAGCAGGAATTTCAGCTTCATTTGCAAATGCATTAAAATGCTCCAAATTCATGTTTTCATCATCTAAAGCTTTGGGGTCATATTCAAAgctacaaatttaaattattaaaattctaatttattca from Bombus terrestris chromosome 14, iyBomTerr1.2, whole genome shotgun sequence includes:
- the LOC105666504 gene encoding dynein light chain Tctex-type 5-like, whose protein sequence is MDNHLTNHDNEREAPKYQNTYRLNAYNPFKIDPVDKIVKTIMITKLENISYNAVECLKLCELVATEIREKIKTLNFDRYKIVVNVTIIEKANQSIQSSIGFLWDARKDNYSTVTYGARTFHAYCCVFGLYCE
- the LOC100650013 gene encoding uncharacterized protein LOC100650013 isoform X1 is translated as MFYTNNDDYKSRYISLIKLEHNPINKWKPTLFYQADSLSQQAPAATHYVSREMASIEESWKEAIDGLNSDVCDTWFTKLQEAYSEEKRTYHNLDSLHDKLNHYYEIKNNLKNPQAVLLALFFQNFEYDPKALDDENMNLEHFNAFANEAEIPADAQLREEACELLKVAATHSTDAHKIGGAFGSEDAHYFLDLDMAVLGSCPESYAEYREKVRGEYSFLSEPMYIALRLKVLQNFVQIPNIFATKEFREKYEEQARQNIQAEVELLS
- the LOC100650013 gene encoding uncharacterized protein LOC100650013 isoform X2, giving the protein MASIEESWKEAIDGLNSDVCDTWFTKLQEAYSEEKRTYHNLDSLHDKLNHYYEIKNNLKNPQAVLLALFFQNFEYDPKALDDENMNLEHFNAFANEAEIPADAQLREEACELLKVAATHSTDAHKIGGAFGSEDAHYFLDLDMAVLGSCPESYAEYREKVRGEYSFLSEPMYIALRLKVLQNFVQIPNIFATKEFREKYEEQARQNIQAEVELLS